The following are encoded in a window of Brevibacillus sp. DP1.3A genomic DNA:
- a CDS encoding response regulator: MIKYRDTLLTNIHKQIETWYDQEVPVSHDDLYRFLHSLKGTAGTIGLTDLSDLSQLLLEQMDDMPAKNWPTSEWRAFLQELITLCCEKRPEREVFIENPTLHRESPCEQQPLVLILDDDVTLLMYLKEYLEKRNWSVIATVYPHKALDYFHDMNPDCFILDLNIPETDGFQVMQTISEKIKKQYVPTTIISIDCERETRLSAYRLGADDVMCKPLDMEELVVRLDRQLRRKRWMNSILFLDELTGANNRNSFVDTYQRLLSDAQRTNTPFSLAFLDIDFFKGVNDTYGHLIGDEVLTRFAAFIGQSAEKHDVLFRYGGEEFILLMPRTTVQTGKMRLEQMLSAFCSLTFDASEGTFSLSFSGGVVQVDDPHKPHTYWVEAADTALYAAKNAGRRRIETAQITETHDSPKVKLKVAIIDDDPMIRVMLADSIQTSFDGWIHVDIQTYDEGAAFFDSTWHQGHGPYLVILDGMMPQMDGLEVLQKIRNLPNAKKYTVIMLTGRTEEQDIVRALQLGADDYMTKPFRTRELEARIKRLVKRML, encoded by the coding sequence ATGATCAAGTACAGAGATACGCTTCTTACGAATATCCACAAACAGATTGAGACGTGGTACGACCAGGAGGTTCCCGTCTCTCATGATGATCTGTATCGCTTTCTCCATTCGTTAAAGGGGACAGCGGGGACGATTGGATTGACCGACTTGTCTGATCTGTCTCAGCTTCTCTTGGAACAAATGGACGACATGCCTGCCAAGAACTGGCCAACGAGTGAATGGCGAGCGTTTTTGCAAGAGCTGATCACCTTATGCTGCGAGAAGCGACCAGAACGGGAAGTTTTTATCGAGAACCCCACTCTTCACCGGGAATCCCCTTGTGAGCAACAGCCTTTGGTCCTCATCCTGGATGATGACGTCACCCTGCTTATGTATCTAAAAGAATATTTAGAAAAACGCAACTGGTCTGTCATCGCAACGGTCTATCCTCACAAGGCTCTCGACTATTTTCACGACATGAACCCTGACTGCTTCATTCTGGATTTGAACATCCCAGAAACAGACGGCTTCCAAGTGATGCAGACGATCAGTGAAAAAATAAAGAAACAATACGTGCCTACCACCATCATCAGCATCGATTGCGAACGGGAGACGCGTCTGAGTGCCTATCGTTTGGGGGCAGATGACGTCATGTGCAAACCGCTTGATATGGAAGAGCTGGTCGTACGCCTCGATCGCCAGCTTCGCCGCAAGCGCTGGATGAACAGCATCTTGTTTTTGGACGAGCTCACGGGTGCCAACAATCGCAACTCTTTTGTTGATACGTACCAACGGCTTCTTTCTGATGCCCAACGAACCAACACCCCCTTCTCACTGGCATTTTTAGATATCGATTTTTTCAAAGGGGTCAATGATACATACGGTCATCTGATTGGCGACGAGGTGCTGACTCGTTTTGCTGCTTTCATCGGGCAGAGCGCCGAAAAACATGATGTATTATTCCGGTACGGCGGAGAGGAATTTATCCTGCTGATGCCGCGTACGACTGTACAGACAGGAAAAATGCGCCTGGAGCAGATGCTCTCTGCTTTTTGTTCGCTTACGTTCGATGCTTCTGAAGGAACGTTTTCTTTGAGCTTTTCCGGTGGAGTCGTACAAGTAGATGATCCTCATAAACCGCATACGTATTGGGTAGAAGCTGCTGACACTGCTTTGTATGCTGCCAAAAATGCAGGGCGGCGCCGGATTGAAACCGCTCAAATTACAGAGACGCATGACTCCCCTAAGGTAAAACTGAAGGTCGCCATTATTGATGACGATCCGATGATTCGCGTGATGCTTGCCGATTCCATCCAAACCAGTTTTGACGGTTGGATACACGTCGACATCCAGACTTACGATGAAGGAGCAGCTTTCTTTGACTCCACCTGGCATCAGGGACACGGACCCTATCTCGTCATTTTAGACGGGATGATGCCACAGATGGATGGCCTCGAGGTTCTCCAGAAAATCCGGAATTTGCCGAATGCCAAGAAATATACGGTGATTATGCTAACAGGTCGTACTGAAGAGCAAGACATTGTCCGTGCCCTTCAGCTCGGTGCTGACGACTATATGACCAAGCCATTCCGTACACGCGAACTAGAGGCTCGTATCAAGCGACTGGTTAAGCGAATGTTGTAA
- a CDS encoding sensor histidine kinase, with translation MPMDDLAVYLDEHEATIVKEFKRGIAVSDSDQYKGLIHLNGRALYRMVIEYFRSEITLEDIKELAYKVAYERNRAETNIGDFVSNVCMGREMVIDLLQKGPFTPAALMPALLKINECFDVFLVHAVFKYTDLKDNDLEEKKLFIERSHKDRLTILGQMASSFVHEFRNPLTSIMGFSRLLKEDYPNLPYVEIIENELRQLNYRISQFLLVSKKGAVYKQMEVFSVWELFDEILSFLYPNIVDVNVDIKCSIDPTFQLKGYKDEMKQVFINIISNALDALHKKTGDKEIDIEVSQTPDRSLITVSNNGSPIPPDLLSVIFEPFFTTKELGTGIGLYVCKEIIERHGGTITCESTDQQTKFSMQFKPCDTCTSGSMSMSHHI, from the coding sequence ATGCCGATGGATGACTTGGCAGTATATTTGGACGAGCACGAGGCAACGATCGTGAAAGAATTCAAGCGAGGAATTGCCGTTTCGGACAGTGATCAATACAAAGGATTGATCCATCTGAATGGGCGAGCACTGTATCGTATGGTTATTGAATATTTTCGTTCGGAAATCACTCTTGAGGATATTAAAGAATTGGCTTACAAGGTCGCCTATGAACGAAACCGGGCAGAGACCAACATTGGTGATTTTGTTTCCAACGTGTGCATGGGCCGGGAAATGGTTATCGATCTTCTCCAAAAAGGTCCGTTTACGCCTGCCGCTTTAATGCCTGCCTTATTGAAAATAAACGAATGCTTTGATGTCTTTTTGGTACACGCTGTTTTCAAATACACCGATCTCAAAGACAACGATTTGGAAGAGAAGAAGCTATTTATCGAGCGTTCTCACAAAGACAGGCTCACGATTCTGGGGCAAATGGCATCTAGCTTCGTCCATGAATTCCGAAATCCGCTTACTTCCATTATGGGATTCTCTCGTTTGTTAAAAGAAGATTATCCGAATCTCCCTTACGTAGAGATTATTGAAAATGAGCTGCGGCAATTGAATTACCGGATTTCGCAGTTTTTGCTGGTCTCGAAAAAGGGCGCGGTCTATAAGCAAATGGAGGTTTTTAGCGTTTGGGAGTTGTTCGATGAGATTCTGTCCTTCCTCTATCCGAACATCGTTGACGTGAATGTGGATATCAAATGCAGTATCGATCCTACCTTTCAACTAAAAGGCTACAAGGATGAGATGAAGCAGGTGTTTATCAACATCATTTCCAATGCGCTGGATGCGTTACATAAAAAAACAGGTGATAAGGAGATTGACATCGAGGTGTCCCAAACGCCTGACAGGTCCTTAATTACCGTTTCCAACAATGGATCGCCCATTCCACCTGATCTGCTCTCGGTTATTTTTGAACCGTTTTTCACGACGAAGGAGCTCGGTACTGGAATTGGCTTATACGTCTGCAAAGAAATCATTGAGCGGCATGGAGGAACGATTACGTGCGAGTCTACTGATCAGCAGACGAAATTTTCCATGCAGTTCAAGCCCTGCGACACATGTACAAGTGGCTCGATGTCGATGAGTCATCATATCTAA
- a CDS encoding response regulator transcription factor, with protein MATIMLAEDEAVLRMLIGDTLEDEGHELDIACDGEEALQKIGQNEYDLIILDYMMPKLTGYEVLQQLKQMDDKKAVKVLILSAKSQHAEQEKMRAAGADDFMPKPFSPMDLVRKVEEMLA; from the coding sequence ATGGCAACGATTATGCTGGCCGAAGACGAAGCCGTGTTGCGCATGCTGATTGGCGACACGCTCGAAGACGAGGGACATGAGCTCGATATCGCTTGCGATGGAGAGGAAGCCCTGCAAAAAATCGGTCAAAATGAGTACGACTTGATCATTTTAGATTATATGATGCCCAAGCTGACAGGCTATGAAGTATTGCAGCAGCTCAAACAGATGGACGACAAAAAGGCAGTTAAGGTCCTGATCCTCTCGGCAAAAAGTCAACATGCCGAACAGGAGAAAATGCGTGCAGCTGGTGCCGATGACTTCATGCCGAAGCCCTTTAGCCCGATGGATCTTGTCCGGAAAGTGGAGGAAATGCTCGCATGA
- a CDS encoding collagen-like protein — protein sequence MSFPNIPNITPTIHLGRDEALNLMLSSLAMEELGLSHILNAEAEKIQYALGTIPGLSGPGATISDLLALNKSARDMLEAATKQDMLLQNKLEAVLDASKFPVGWITGPTGPTGATGARGVTGAAGARGATGAAGTTGAAGTTGATGAPGAAGATGTTGTTGTTGTTGTTGTTGTTGTTGTTGTTGTTGATGETGATGETGATGETGATGETGATGVTGATGETGSTGTTGATGSTGATGATGATGTTGTTGETGTTGATGTTGATGTTGAIGTTGETGATGSTGSTGETGATGTTGETGSTGTTGATGATGETGETGVTGATGTTGATGPTGPTGTTGTTGTTGATGATGTAGETGETGATGETGATGETGETGTTGATGETGKTGETGTIGTTGTTGTTGSTGETGLTGETGSTGETGTTGATGVTGTTGTTGTTGTTGTTGTTGTTGENGATGATGTTGATGLTGAIGETGSTGSTGSTGTTGTTGATGTTGATGTTGATGITGVTGETGATGATGTTGTTGTTGTTGTTGTTGATGATGESGTTGSTGETGTTGTTGTTGVTGETGSTGATGTTGTTGTTGTTGTTGTTGTAGTTGTTGTTGPTGASGETGAIGSTGPTGTTGATGATGTTGTTGTTGTTGETGTTGVTGETGTTGATGATGTVFTNINAFGANTSGSLISVVLGGTNIPLPNNQVLAGGITVNGANTVFTVPSAGNYLISYSINTTAALLVSSRILINGTAYTPTIISPALSLSSFNNTVIAPLTAGATITLQLFGLLGTATLLTGAGATLTIIKISNT from the coding sequence ATGTCATTTCCAAATATACCGAATATCACCCCGACCATTCATTTAGGGCGTGACGAAGCGCTCAATTTAATGTTGTCTTCTTTAGCCATGGAAGAGTTGGGGCTTAGTCATATTTTAAATGCGGAAGCTGAAAAAATTCAGTATGCACTCGGGACAATTCCCGGGCTATCTGGACCAGGGGCCACCATTTCGGATTTGCTCGCGTTAAACAAGAGTGCGCGGGACATGCTCGAAGCAGCGACAAAGCAAGACATGCTTTTGCAAAATAAGCTAGAGGCTGTGCTGGATGCTTCTAAATTCCCGGTAGGGTGGATTACGGGGCCAACTGGGCCAACGGGAGCGACTGGGGCGAGAGGAGTAACGGGAGCGGCTGGGGCGAGAGGAGCAACAGGAGCGGCTGGAACAACAGGAGCGGCTGGAACAACGGGTGCGACTGGAGCACCCGGAGCCGCAGGAGCGACTGGAACAACAGGAACAACAGGAACAACAGGAACAACAGGAACAACAGGAACAACAGGAACAACAGGAACAACAGGAACAACAGGAACAACAGGAACAACAGGAGCCACAGGAGAGACTGGAGCCACAGGAGAGACTGGAGCCACAGGAGAGACTGGAGCCACAGGAGAGACTGGAGCCACTGGAGTGACTGGAGCAACAGGAGAGACTGGATCAACCGGAACGACTGGAGCCACCGGATCAACGGGAGCCACTGGGGCCACCGGAGCGACTGGAACAACTGGAACAACTGGAGAGACAGGAACCACTGGAGCCACAGGAACGACTGGAGCCACAGGAACAACCGGAGCCATTGGAACAACGGGAGAGACCGGAGCGACTGGATCAACCGGATCAACGGGCGAGACCGGAGCCACAGGAACAACAGGAGAGACTGGATCAACCGGAACCACGGGAGCGACTGGTGCAACAGGAGAAACCGGAGAAACCGGGGTGACAGGAGCAACTGGAACGACGGGAGCCACTGGACCGACTGGACCGACTGGAACGACTGGAACAACCGGAACCACTGGAGCCACTGGAGCCACAGGAACCGCGGGAGAGACCGGAGAGACCGGAGCCACCGGAGAGACCGGAGCCACCGGAGAAACTGGAGAGACCGGAACAACGGGAGCAACTGGAGAGACGGGAAAAACAGGAGAGACGGGGACAATAGGAACAACCGGAACAACCGGAACAACCGGATCGACTGGAGAGACCGGATTAACCGGAGAGACGGGATCAACCGGAGAGACCGGAACCACTGGAGCCACGGGAGTCACTGGAACAACAGGAACAACAGGAACAACAGGAACAACAGGAACAACAGGAACAACAGGAACAACAGGAGAGAACGGAGCCACTGGAGCAACCGGAACCACGGGAGCGACAGGATTAACCGGAGCAATAGGAGAGACTGGATCAACCGGATCAACCGGATCAACTGGAACAACTGGAACAACTGGAGCAACCGGAACAACTGGAGCAACCGGAACAACAGGAGCAACGGGAATTACCGGAGTAACTGGAGAGACGGGAGCAACCGGAGCAACCGGAACCACCGGAACCACCGGAACCACCGGAACCACCGGAACGACAGGAACGACCGGAGCAACAGGAGCGACCGGAGAGTCCGGAACAACGGGATCAACAGGAGAGACTGGAACAACTGGAACAACTGGAACAACTGGAGTAACAGGAGAGACTGGATCGACTGGAGCCACCGGAACGACTGGAACAACAGGAACAACAGGAACAACAGGAACAACAGGAACAACTGGAACAGCTGGAACCACAGGAACCACAGGAACCACAGGACCAACTGGAGCCTCGGGAGAGACCGGAGCAATCGGATCAACTGGACCAACCGGAACGACTGGAGCAACAGGAGCGACCGGAACAACCGGAACAACCGGAACAACCGGAACAACAGGAGAGACTGGAACAACTGGAGTAACAGGAGAGACCGGAACGACTGGAGCCACCGGAGCCACCGGTACAGTCTTCACCAACATCAACGCATTCGGGGCCAACACCTCGGGATCTCTCATATCCGTAGTCCTAGGAGGAACGAATATCCCTCTACCGAACAACCAGGTGTTAGCAGGTGGCATTACGGTGAATGGCGCCAATACGGTATTTACGGTTCCTTCGGCAGGTAACTACTTGATTTCGTATTCCATCAATACAACAGCTGCCTTACTGGTTAGCTCGAGGATCTTGATAAATGGGACGGCATACACTCCAACTATCATCTCACCAGCTTTATCACTTTCATCGTTCAATAATACCGTCATCGCCCCTCTCACGGCGGGAGCCACAATCACGCTGCAACTGTTTGGATTATTGGGAACGGCTACCCTTCTGACAGGGGCTGGAGCGACCTTGACGATTATAAAAATAAGTAATACGTAG
- a CDS encoding glycosyltransferase family 2 protein, with translation MFTVSLCMIVRDEEESLGRCLSTVYDLVDEIIIVDTGSIDRTKEIALTYGAELFDFTWEDDFSAARNFAFAQAKMTYIFWLDADDVLLEVDRERFGALKAFDNFDYDSVSMPYHLLVDERGKPVHYLRRNRLVRRKCNFVWHGVVHEYLAVAGETLHSEIAITHQKNKPYTDRNLQIYVERKEKGEVFDPRDQFYFANELFDHARYEEAVEQYQLFLEGGLGWIEDQIWACQKQSECYAHLKQPEKQIQSLTRTLAIDLPRAEICCRMGAFFVEKQDFLKAIYWYRQATLLERPQGSMGKVDESAWTWLPHIQLCYCYDRIGDQRKAKIHHDMAKLYYPTHPSVTYNEAYFAGLEQLDSVEQ, from the coding sequence ATGTTTACGGTTAGCTTGTGCATGATCGTTCGGGATGAGGAAGAATCACTCGGTCGATGCTTGTCGACGGTCTACGATTTGGTGGATGAAATCATCATTGTCGACACAGGGTCGATAGATCGGACCAAAGAAATTGCATTGACCTATGGTGCAGAATTGTTTGATTTTACCTGGGAGGACGATTTTTCGGCAGCTCGTAACTTTGCTTTTGCGCAAGCCAAGATGACGTACATTTTTTGGCTGGATGCGGATGATGTGCTTTTGGAAGTGGATCGGGAACGATTTGGAGCACTGAAGGCCTTTGACAATTTTGATTACGACAGTGTCTCGATGCCGTACCATTTACTGGTAGATGAGCGAGGGAAGCCCGTGCACTATTTGCGAAGAAATCGCCTCGTCAGACGGAAGTGTAACTTTGTTTGGCATGGGGTGGTCCATGAGTATTTGGCTGTCGCGGGGGAAACTCTGCACAGTGAAATCGCCATTACTCACCAAAAAAATAAGCCGTACACAGACCGCAATTTGCAAATTTATGTAGAGCGCAAGGAAAAAGGTGAGGTATTTGATCCGCGTGATCAATTTTATTTTGCAAATGAATTGTTCGATCATGCGAGGTACGAAGAGGCGGTTGAGCAGTATCAGTTGTTTTTGGAAGGAGGCTTGGGATGGATCGAGGATCAAATATGGGCGTGTCAGAAGCAGTCAGAGTGTTACGCTCACTTGAAACAACCTGAAAAACAGATTCAATCTTTGACCAGGACACTTGCGATTGACCTTCCGCGTGCGGAGATTTGCTGCAGGATGGGGGCTTTTTTTGTGGAGAAGCAAGATTTCCTGAAGGCCATTTACTGGTACCGGCAAGCGACGTTATTGGAGCGGCCACAAGGTTCCATGGGGAAGGTAGATGAATCGGCATGGACGTGGCTGCCTCATATACAGCTGTGCTATTGCTACGATCGTATTGGGGATCAACGAAAGGCTAAAATTCACCACGATATGGCAAAGTTATATTACCCGACACATCCAAGCGTAACGTACAACGAAGCTTATTTTGCAGGACTGGAGCAACTGGATTCGGTAGAACAGTAG
- a CDS encoding acyltransferase, with protein sequence MYTDSKILKSLFYIQLFSSFLVVVGHFTASALSFTDPFWIVALNQISRYGTVLLTIATGYLTAYSFEAKSPTAREFFSGKLLYIFVPYLVSGVLYHYLLKKGMPQTAQDFTNIVLGKTGDHLYFVFMICQYYVFAYLFRRVITKRNIVYVIWILLGIQYVYINFIHQGWFGLTTRHMLPSWIFTLYMGHVLYWYRESILSFLRNNRSILTLMTGVSTAAALFFVVSNKLYVAVHLTFVFATLLSFLVLMVFFLERVDRLHIKFRKGLTYFIFLFHSAFLIMFKDYLFAKYGEVAWLFENTWYSLLYLLLIIGCSCLLALMLVWLVNKLERISKTIRQTRRPLHASK encoded by the coding sequence ATGTATACAGATTCAAAAATCTTGAAATCTCTGTTTTACATCCAGCTCTTCTCAAGTTTTCTCGTTGTAGTCGGTCATTTCACGGCTTCTGCACTTTCTTTTACAGATCCGTTTTGGATCGTGGCCCTCAATCAGATCAGTCGCTACGGCACTGTCCTGTTGACGATCGCCACTGGTTATTTGACTGCTTATTCTTTTGAAGCCAAGAGCCCTACTGCTCGCGAGTTTTTTTCAGGGAAGCTTCTGTATATTTTTGTCCCCTATTTAGTATCTGGTGTCCTGTACCATTACTTGTTGAAAAAGGGGATGCCTCAAACTGCCCAGGACTTTACGAACATTGTTTTAGGCAAAACGGGTGACCATCTGTACTTTGTGTTTATGATTTGCCAGTATTACGTTTTTGCCTACCTGTTTCGCCGTGTGATCACCAAGCGCAACATTGTGTATGTCATTTGGATTCTGCTCGGTATTCAGTACGTGTACATCAACTTTATCCATCAGGGCTGGTTCGGGCTTACCACGCGTCATATGCTCCCGAGCTGGATTTTTACCCTGTACATGGGGCACGTGTTGTATTGGTACCGTGAATCGATTCTATCCTTTTTGCGAAACAACCGCTCCATCCTGACGCTGATGACGGGTGTTTCCACTGCGGCTGCGCTGTTTTTTGTTGTCTCAAACAAGCTGTATGTGGCTGTGCATTTGACTTTTGTCTTCGCCACGCTTCTGTCGTTTCTCGTGCTCATGGTCTTCTTTCTGGAACGCGTCGACCGTTTGCACATTAAGTTTCGAAAAGGGCTGACGTATTTTATTTTCTTGTTCCACTCTGCTTTTTTGATCATGTTCAAAGATTATCTGTTTGCGAAATACGGCGAGGTAGCTTGGCTGTTTGAAAACACGTGGTACTCGCTGCTGTATTTGCTCCTGATTATCGGGTGCAGTTGCCTGTTAGCGCTCATGCTGGTCTGGCTGGTAAACAAACTGGAGCGTATCTCCAAAACCATACGACAAACACGCAGGCCACTTCACGCTAGCAAATAA
- a CDS encoding cold-shock protein, with the protein MYFSKKAVVPIEEEETDVWTCSNEGCTCWMRDNFSFDKSPSCPFCHARMVKDTRMLPVLTNHSSKRNS; encoded by the coding sequence GTGTATTTCTCAAAAAAAGCAGTCGTTCCAATCGAAGAAGAGGAAACAGATGTATGGACGTGCAGTAATGAGGGCTGTACGTGCTGGATGAGAGATAACTTTTCCTTTGATAAGAGCCCAAGCTGCCCCTTTTGCCATGCCCGTATGGTAAAAGACACGCGTATGCTACCGGTCCTAACCAATCACAGCAGCAAGCGGAACTCTTGA
- a CDS encoding ATP-binding protein, with amino-acid sequence MTGWSIIRKSITRRFVAMMLLFLSLLIAGAGIVQYLNHSALTEYQTALQTTTQKQNLVREISEHTSQIFFRARGYYAFLNPYEYNELFLEKEKLEQALEAFKKLPLNQEEQVLVASIESFFTNFFTNVFPTASNYAKTGDYESLRKFSSSGLNQTVNNLLQYAVRYEDEHEQVLYKKNQTLFQELSQQSTWFLVYALMVLVIMVVVTIQTTRDIGRPLVRLSKDAEQFANGGTPLLQDLNRVDEIGRLSRSLDYLIRQIQAKEEVLMAQNEELQAQQDELMMQQEELQEALGKMEENERYLEKKNRFILSLANTLDKSKLLSSIIRNITEVMDADKGVIFMLNVDRDAASFGVSQNVLEQLRKGLDDGPFVRIKETSQPYVLIRESTDAERGYTDEISRASELYLPVLDAHQTIVACIILSRIDRKFTDQELQVIIGLAKQISLALDKLAMFEETERQRKMTQDMLDSVQEGIQLVDLNGETLQVNRNFCELLCYDHQLASQGFDLEQFLSHLQSRTSETDRLIQYVRAVVLDEGAVPSGGIVFQMTGPQVRYIQLYAEPLYRNQEKWSTLLVYRDFTKEYEIDQMKSEFVSTVSHELRTPLASVLGFAELLLTKELKPERQQRYIATIYQEANRLTALINDFLDLQRMESGRQTYELESVAIDQVIRDIFGLHRVQSPLHRFELDLQTEQTVVYGDQAKLRQVFVNLISNAVKYSPHGGHVRVSCRQDGNRLLVEVQDEGLGIPSEAIPHLFTKFYRVDNSDRREIGGTGLGLAIVQEIVHMHHGEVAVTSESGKGSTFTVTLPLTEHALSPGYPAGSEEAVSPTGQCTGNVVIIEDDLNLTELLRDELTSSGFRVNSFSTATEAVAAIEELRPDAVVLDLILKDGESGWKVIEEIRKNPDLRTIPIVISSAFEEKKKAFDLGATGYLIKPYHPDTLSKAILLAITNQEATGQIFIPDEQ; translated from the coding sequence ATGACCGGGTGGTCGATTATCAGAAAAAGTATCACGCGTCGCTTCGTGGCGATGATGCTTCTCTTTCTGTCACTGTTAATTGCGGGCGCTGGCATCGTTCAATATTTGAATCACAGCGCACTCACCGAATATCAGACAGCATTACAAACTACCACGCAAAAACAAAATTTAGTCAGAGAAATCTCTGAGCATACGAGCCAGATCTTTTTTAGGGCCAGGGGTTATTACGCTTTTTTGAACCCATATGAGTACAATGAGCTATTTCTAGAGAAAGAGAAGCTGGAACAAGCTCTGGAAGCATTCAAAAAACTGCCGCTCAATCAAGAGGAACAAGTGCTTGTCGCTTCCATCGAGTCTTTCTTCACGAACTTTTTCACCAATGTGTTTCCGACAGCTTCGAATTATGCAAAGACCGGAGACTATGAATCCCTGCGAAAATTCTCGTCCAGTGGCTTGAATCAGACAGTGAACAACCTGCTTCAATATGCCGTGCGTTACGAGGATGAGCATGAACAGGTGTTGTACAAGAAAAACCAAACACTGTTCCAAGAGCTATCACAGCAAAGCACCTGGTTTCTCGTGTACGCGCTGATGGTACTCGTGATCATGGTGGTAGTCACCATTCAAACCACACGGGATATCGGTAGGCCGTTGGTTCGTTTATCCAAAGATGCCGAGCAATTTGCCAATGGCGGTACACCTCTTTTGCAGGATTTGAACAGGGTTGACGAAATCGGCAGGCTCTCCCGCTCCCTCGACTATTTGATCAGGCAAATTCAAGCCAAAGAAGAAGTTCTCATGGCTCAAAACGAAGAACTGCAAGCCCAGCAGGATGAACTGATGATGCAGCAAGAAGAGCTGCAAGAAGCGTTAGGTAAGATGGAGGAAAATGAACGGTATTTGGAAAAGAAAAACCGTTTCATCCTCTCTCTCGCGAATACATTGGATAAAAGCAAGCTGCTGTCCAGTATCATTCGCAATATTACTGAGGTCATGGATGCCGATAAAGGTGTCATCTTCATGCTGAACGTTGACAGGGATGCAGCTAGCTTTGGCGTTTCCCAGAACGTGCTGGAGCAACTGCGAAAAGGATTGGACGACGGTCCGTTCGTGCGAATCAAGGAAACGAGCCAGCCATATGTCCTGATCCGTGAAAGTACAGACGCTGAGCGCGGCTACACGGATGAAATCTCACGTGCTTCCGAGCTCTACCTTCCTGTATTGGATGCACATCAAACCATTGTGGCATGTATCATCCTCTCCCGTATCGATCGCAAATTCACGGATCAGGAGCTACAAGTCATCATCGGGCTAGCCAAGCAGATCTCCTTGGCGCTCGATAAGCTCGCGATGTTTGAAGAGACAGAGCGACAGCGCAAAATGACGCAGGATATGCTCGATTCTGTACAAGAAGGCATTCAGCTCGTTGATCTGAATGGAGAAACACTGCAGGTGAACCGGAATTTTTGTGAGTTATTGTGTTACGACCATCAGCTCGCTTCGCAAGGATTTGACTTGGAACAGTTCCTTTCCCATCTACAGAGTCGAACCTCAGAGACTGATCGGCTGATTCAGTATGTCAGAGCTGTCGTTTTAGACGAAGGTGCCGTTCCTTCAGGCGGTATTGTGTTTCAGATGACCGGACCGCAAGTACGCTATATTCAGCTCTATGCAGAGCCACTGTACCGGAACCAAGAGAAATGGAGTACCTTGCTCGTTTACCGTGATTTCACCAAGGAATACGAGATCGACCAAATGAAATCGGAATTCGTCAGTACGGTCAGCCATGAGCTGCGTACCCCTCTCGCCAGTGTGCTTGGCTTTGCGGAGCTGCTGTTAACGAAAGAACTCAAGCCCGAACGTCAACAGCGGTATATAGCGACCATTTATCAAGAAGCTAACCGCCTGACTGCGCTAATCAACGATTTCTTGGATTTGCAACGCATGGAATCCGGCAGACAGACGTACGAGCTAGAGAGCGTTGCGATTGATCAAGTGATCCGGGATATTTTCGGACTTCATCGAGTCCAGTCCCCTCTCCATCGATTTGAACTCGATTTGCAAACGGAGCAAACGGTTGTTTATGGAGACCAAGCCAAGTTGCGACAAGTATTTGTGAATCTGATCAGTAATGCCGTCAAATACTCCCCGCATGGTGGTCATGTCCGGGTGAGTTGTCGACAAGATGGCAATCGCTTGCTCGTGGAGGTCCAGGATGAAGGGCTAGGCATTCCTTCCGAAGCCATCCCTCACCTGTTTACCAAATTTTATCGCGTAGATAACTCGGATCGCCGTGAGATCGGCGGTACAGGATTGGGTCTCGCCATTGTTCAGGAGATCGTCCATATGCACCATGGAGAAGTTGCCGTTACGTCCGAATCGGGCAAGGGTAGTACATTTACGGTTACTCTTCCACTGACTGAGCATGCTTTGTCCCCTGGCTATCCAGCAGGAAGTGAGGAGGCAGTTTCTCCAACTGGTCAATGCACAGGAAACGTTGTGATCATCGAGGACGATTTGAACTTAACCGAGCTGTTGCGTGATGAGTTGACGAGCTCTGGATTCCGTGTCAATTCCTTCTCTACGGCGACTGAAGCAGTAGCAGCAATCGAGGAGCTTCGACCGGATGCTGTCGTACTTGACCTTATCTTGAAGGACGGCGAGAGTGGTTGGAAGGTCATTGAGGAAATACGGAAAAACCCGGATTTACGGACTATTCCGATCGTGATCTCCAGTGCTTTTGAGGAAAAGAAAAAAGCATTTGATCTGGGAGCAACTGGCTATCTGATCAAGCCTTATCATCCAGATACCTTGTCTAAAGCGATTTTGCTGGCCATCACGAATCAAGAAGCAACGGGACAAATCTTCATTCCCGATGAACAGTAA